Within Merismopedia glauca CCAP 1448/3, the genomic segment GTAGGGGTGCGATTTCGGAGGTTTTTCCCAGGCAGACTCAACTAGCTCGTCCGACGATAGCTAATGTCGATCAAATTATCTTATTATTTGCGCTAGCAGATCCACCCTTAGAAAGTCACCAACTCAGTAGGTTTTTAATCAAAGCTGAATCTACAGGTTTAGAAGTGGGATTGTGCCTCAATAAAAGCGATTTAGTTACTGAAGATGAGCGTCAGCAGTGCTTTGAGCGCATCCAAACATGGGGTTATGAACCCATCTTCCTGAGCGTGACGACGGGTATAGGATTAGAAGATATTCAACAACTGTTACAAGACAAAATCAGCGTTCTGGCGGGAATGTCTGGAGTCGGGAAATCTAGTTTGATTAATTGGCTGATTCCAGGTTCTAACTTGCGGGTGGCGGAAGTTTCTGGCAAACTCAGTCGAGGACGGCATACTACCAGACACGTTGAATTATTTGAATTGCCTACTGGAGGGTTTTTGGCTGATACTCCTGGTTTCAATCAGCCAGATTTAGACTGCGGTTCGACTGAACTATGGAGTTATTTCCCAGAGGCTGTAGCTAAGTTAGAAAATGCTAGCTGTCAATTCAGCGATTGTTTGCATATAGATGAGCCAAATTGTGTGGTTAGGGGTGATTGGGAACGATACGATGATTATTTGGTATTTTTAGCTGAGGCGATCGCCCGCGAACAACTGATAGGCGATCGCGCCAACCCAGAATCTACCCTAAAGCTGAAAAATAAAGCCGGTAAATCCCAATACGAGCCAAAACTAGAATCTAAAAAATATCGCCGCCCATCCCGCAAGGTACAACAGCAACAATTACAGCAGTTATATCAAGAAACAGATCAATAGACCTCTTGCATAAATACTAGAATTGTTAGTTGAGTCAAGGAAGAAGGAAGAAGGAAGAAGGAAGAAGGAAGAAGGAAGAAGGGGAGGTCACGATTTGGGAGGTTTCCTCCGAAATTACAGCGACCGTAATCGATTTCTCAAATGCTTTGGCAAGAGATCTATTAATTTAGATTTGAAGCTTGATTTTTGCCAGAGTTCTACTGAAGGTATAAAGGATCGATTACCAAAACCATTTGGCATTTTCCCCCTCCCATTAATTAAGATGAGGCTGATTGAGATAGTTTTGGCGAGGAGAAGTGGCGTAAACCACCAATTGAGCCAAGCGTTGACGCAGGGTTTCTAAACCCAGACGTTCTTGTGCAGAAATGAATAGAGCTTGCGGAAACTCTTCTTGAGCTAGATTTAAGGTATCTGGATCGACTAAATCTACTTTGTTAAAAGCAATTAAAGCAGGACCTGGCGCGATCGCCATTTCTGATAAAATTGACATCACCGAGCGAATCTGACTTTCCCAAGCTGGATGAGAGAGATCTACTAGGTGTAAGAGAGCATCAGCTTCGGTAACTTCTTCTAAGGTGGCACGGAAAGCATCTACTAAAGGCGGTGGGAGTTCGTGAATGAATCCGACTGTATCTGTTAGTAGCACCGAAAACATTTTTGCGGTCGCCGGATCAGTAATCTGAAGGCGGCGTGTGGTTGGATCTAGAGTGGCAAATAGCTGATCTGCGGTGTAAACTTCTGCGTTGGTCAAAACGTTTAGCAAAGTGGATTTACCCGCGTTAGTATAGCCCACAATGGCAATTGAGGGTACTTCTCGATGTTGGCGCTGTTGACGCAAGCGGGAACGGTGCGCTTGGAGTTGGTTAACTTGCTGCTGTAAATGAGAAATCCGCTTTTGGATGGTGCGGCGTTCGGTTTCTAGTTTAGTTTCTCCAGGACCGCGAGTTCCAATTCCACCACCTAATCTAGACATAGCTTGACCCCTACCTGCCAGACGGGGCATCATGTATTCTAATTGGGCTAATTCTACTTGCAATTTGCCAGCACTAGACTGAGCGCGTTGGGCGAAGATATCTAAGATAACTTCAGTGCGATCGAGGATGCGAATCCCGATTCTAGTTTCTAGGTTGCGGACTTGACTGGGTGATAAATCTCGGTCAAAAACGATGAGATTTGCCCCTAAAGTTTGAGCCGCTAGGGCAATTTCTTCAACTTTCCCGTCGCCAACGACGGTTTGAGGATGGATTCTATGTCTTTTTTGTTTGATGGTTTGTAAGACTTTTCCGCCAGCAGTTTCAATTAAACGGGAAATTTCAGCTAAACCGTCAGCAAATCTGATGGAAGTCAGGTTGTCTGTATGCAAACCAACGACTAAGACGCGATCGCTTTTCCCTTCTACTTGCTGAGATACATACTGGCGTTCAAAATCAGATTCCAGCCCGTTGACTAATTCGAGAAAGTCTTGGTTAACTAGAAAATCTAAGCTTAAAGCTGGAGAAACTGTCCAAATTACCTCTGGATGGGGAGATAATTGCCCTAAATGCGTTTCTTTGATATATCCACTTCCACCACCCCCACGTCTTTCAAACCCTTCTCCAGTCAGGGTGAGTATAACTAGAGCATCCAATCTTTGCAATGCCATAGCTGTCAACGCTGCTGCGCTGGGTGATTCCGGTTCTAGTTGGGTAGAGATACAGCGAATCCCGCTTAACCTTTGAGCGCCATAGCGAGGAATTTCTAAAGGGGGAATTTGGGTTTGACGGGGTGTTCCTACCCCAACGCGGAATATTTGTCCCCGACGATTGGCATAAACGGAGACAGGTTCGTCAATTTCGGTACTTATAGCGCCTAATCTTTGGGCAAATTCTGCCGTAGTTAGGCGATCGCCTGGGAGGCGTTGATGATAAAGTCTTTGTAGCTGTTTGATTTGGCTAGACTTTAAGCCTTGAAGGTTACCGTAGATCGTCTCGATAATTTAGTTGCTCCTAAATATGGGATATACCAAATGAAATTCTCGTAGAACGTGTTGCACCCATACAAACCATTATAATTCTTATAATTCTTACTTTTAACAACCTTCCCTCTTCACTCTCTCAGGAGTATGTTTTTTATAAAGCGCTCGTCGTGTCTGAAACTCGTCAACGAAAAATCAAGCTTTCTCCCCCTTGTCCCTTCCAAACCAACAATCTTAAAAACATACACTTGAAAGCCTCTCCACCCCCCTTCTTCCTTCTTGCTTCTTCCTTCTTCCTTCTTCCTCTATCTAAACAAGTCAATTAAATGCTCTCGTCAGCTTACCATTGGGGATTTTGAGCCATGAGTTGAGTGGCGCTGTCAGCATCTATGGGTTTAGAAAAGAAGAATCCCTGACCGAAATTAGTCTCCAACTGTCGTAGTTGATCTAGTTGCTGTTGAGTTTCAATTCCTTCAGCTACTACATCCATATTTGTCACTTTGGCAATGCTGAGGATAATCGGAATTAATCCCAGGCTTTGAGTGGTGCCATCTAGACGCTGAATAAAAGAGCGATCGATTTTCAGGGTTTGGACGGGAAAGCTTTGTAGTTGTCCTAAAGAGGAGTAACCCGTGCCAAAATCGTCAATACTTAGATCTATACCGCGATCGCACAACTGTTTCAGCAGTCGCCTCGTCGATGCCAAATTCTGGATCATTGAGCTTTCAGTGATTTCTAACTTAATTGATTCGGGTTTAAGCTGGGTTTCAGCTAATATTTGGTCTATTTCATCAATTAAATTGGTTTTAATTAGCTGCTGTGCTGCTAAGTTAATGTAAATCCTGAGCGGTTCAGATTGCTGCTGTTGCCATTGATAGATCTGATGACAGGCTTGCCGCATCACCCAACTGCCGATAGAGCAAATTAGACCTGTTTCTTCGGCAACGGGGAGGAAGGCTCCAGGGGGGATTAAACCCCGCTTAGGATGCAACCAACGGACTAAAGCTTCAAAACCAGCTATTTTACCTGTATTTAAATTAATAATTGGCTGATAATGAACGGTAAATTCTTCTTGAGCGATCGCTCGATGCAAGTCAGTTTCCAACTCTAATAATTTATGAGCATCTTGATGCATTTCGGAGCTAAAAACCTGATACTGACCTCTACCTGATTTTTTGGCTCGATACATTGCGATATCAGCATCTCTCAACAGTTGTTCTGGTTTTTCATAGTGGGAAGAGCTTAAAACAATCCCAATGCTAACAGTCATATGAATGTCGTAATCATTTAAATAAAAAGGCTGTTTGAGGCTCTCTAAAATGCGTTCTGCTACGTGGATTGAGGCATTAAGATCGGGAATATCGGCTAAAATAATCGCAAATTCATCTCCCCCTAAGCGGGCTAAAGTGTCATTGTGCCGGACAACCCCTCGCAAAGGGTGACTCATTTCTTGCAGAAGTTGATCTCCCAGCAAATGTCCTAGAGAATCATTAATGACCTTGAAGCGATCGCAATCTAGAAAAAGCACGGCAAATTTAAAAGCCGAATCAATTTTGCTGCGATGGAGTGCTTCCTCTAATAGCTCCATAAACATATTTCGGTTTGCCAAACCCGTCAAGCTATCATAATGCGCCATTTCCAGCAACCTACTATTGGCACCCATCAGTTGTTTGGTGCGTTCTTGCACCTGGGCTTCAAGCTGAGCATTGAGTTGCGAAATTTTTTGCTGGGCGGCTCTGAGTGTCAATTGATTGCGAACTCGCACCAGAACTTCATCAATCTGAAACGGTTTGGAGATATAGTCTACAGCACCCAGTTGAAATCCCTTAACTTTACTCGAAGTATCATCAAGGGCGCTCAGAAAAATCACAGGGATAGAAGCGGTAGTGGGATTATTTTTAAGTTGTTGACAAACCTCAAAACCGCTTAAATCGGGCATCATAATATCTAGCAAAATTAAATCTGGCGCTAGAGATGCCACAACTTTTAAGGCCATAATGCCACCAGTCGCTTTTCTGACCTTGTATCCCTCATCGCTGAGCATATTAGAGAGTACCCGTAGATTTTCTACAGTATCATCAACAATCACAATGTCCTTGGAAAGCAGGAGTTCTGCCTGCTCAAAATTAACGGTTGTTGATGAAAGGTCTGGGTTGTTCCTGCTCATTGTCTTTCCTGATGTGATCGATGAAGCAAAGCGTGAGGGTTTAATTATGGTCTGTTTGCGTCAAATCAATAATTTCTTCAAATCTAAAGTTGTCAATCAATTTCTGTAAGGCTGCAATTATCTGAGTATGTTCGCTGGGAATTTGTTTGACCAGTGTCAGCAAGGACATATCACTACCCTCAGAGGCTCGCTGTCGAACTTCTTCTATCCACTCTTGGGGCATGATCTGCAAACTATTCTTGTCGAGCATACAAGTATCAGAAGGCGAAGTGGCTTGAATATTAACGGATACTTGCTTGCTGTCCTCAAAGACATATTTTACACCTAAATTTTCCTGAATTTTACTAAATATTTCCTCTTGGCGAAACGGCTTGCGGACAAAATCATCGCAGCCGCTTAAGAGAATCTGCTGGCGTTGTTCTTCAAATCCACTGGCGGTGAGGGCAATAATGATGGTGGCTTGTCCCTGGAGTGAAGTTTTAATGTGCTTGGTAGCTTCATAGCCATTCATCACAGGCATTTGCATATCCATCCAGATCAAATGGGGGTTCCAGTTTGACCAAATGTCAATCGCCTCTTGACCGTTACAGGCTTCTTTGACCGCAAATCCTACCGAACTGAGAAGTTTGACCAAAAGCACCCGATTAGCTAATTTATCTTCTACCACTAAAATACGATATTCCGGCTGATCGGGTGCTAGAGCGATGGGTATTAGAGGTGAAACAGAGGGTTTATCTATCTCAACCTGAGTCGCAGGGGCAAAGCGGATGGTAAAGCTAAAAACAGAGCCTTGACCTAAGATGCTACTAACAGTCATATTGCCACCCATGAGTTCGACAAACTCGCGGCTGATAGAAAGCCCCAATCCACTGCCTTCAGAAGCTTGTAACCCCGCACTAGCTTGTCCGAAGGGGGTAAATACCTGAGCTATAGCCTCTGGAGCAATACCAACCCCTGTATCTTCTACAGCAAAGTGCATTAGTTCTGATTCAACCCATACCTGGAGGGTAACTTGTCCAGAGTTGGTAAATTTGATAGCGTTGCTTAAGAGGTTAATCAATACTTGACGGAGTTTTTTCGGATCGGCTTTGATGTAGCGAGGAAGATTAACGTTGCGGATGAAAGATAATTTGAGGTTCTTGAGATTGGCTTTTAGCCCTAGTAAATCTTCAAGTCCGTCTAGCAAGCTATAGAGATCGAAATTCGTTTCGTGCAATAAAAGTCGTCCTGCTTCAATTTTTGACATTTCCAAGACATCATTAATCAGGCTTAACAAATGCTCGCCACTGCGGTCAATGCTGCTGATATACTCTCTGTTTTCCTCAGACAAATTGCGAGAGCGCTGCATCAGTTGGGCATAGCCCAAGATCACGTTGAGGGGAGTTCGCAGTTCATGGCTCATGTTAGCCAGAAATTCGCTTTTGGAGCGATTGGCTTTATCTGCGTCATTTTTCGCACTTTTTAAGGCTTGTGCCTGTTGTTGAGTTTTCAACAGCAGTTCTGCTTGCTGTACAGCTATTCCTAACTGGATGCCGACTTGAGCCATAATCTGAATCGCAGCAGTTTCCCACTGCCGTGGTGCAGTGTTTTGATATGCACACAGTAATCCCCATAGTCGATCGCTTTGGAAAATGGGAACGATGATGTAAGCCTTGGCTTGTAGTTGTTTTAATACTTCGAGGTAGCACTCATCAAAGCCAGCTAGGTCAACATTGTTGACTATACGGTAACTATTTTTTTGAGGCTCAAAGGCTCCATCATGGTCTTGTAAATAGGTATCTTGGATGACTTTGATGGGGCAATT encodes:
- the rsgA gene encoding ribosome small subunit-dependent GTPase A; its protein translation is RGAISEVFPRQTQLARPTIANVDQIILLFALADPPLESHQLSRFLIKAESTGLEVGLCLNKSDLVTEDERQQCFERIQTWGYEPIFLSVTTGIGLEDIQQLLQDKISVLAGMSGVGKSSLINWLIPGSNLRVAEVSGKLSRGRHTTRHVELFELPTGGFLADTPGFNQPDLDCGSTELWSYFPEAVAKLENASCQFSDCLHIDEPNCVVRGDWERYDDYLVFLAEAIAREQLIGDRANPESTLKLKNKAGKSQYEPKLESKKYRRPSRKVQQQQLQQLYQETDQ
- the hflX gene encoding GTPase HflX is translated as MALQRLDALVILTLTGEGFERRGGGGSGYIKETHLGQLSPHPEVIWTVSPALSLDFLVNQDFLELVNGLESDFERQYVSQQVEGKSDRVLVVGLHTDNLTSIRFADGLAEISRLIETAGGKVLQTIKQKRHRIHPQTVVGDGKVEEIALAAQTLGANLIVFDRDLSPSQVRNLETRIGIRILDRTEVILDIFAQRAQSSAGKLQVELAQLEYMMPRLAGRGQAMSRLGGGIGTRGPGETKLETERRTIQKRISHLQQQVNQLQAHRSRLRQQRQHREVPSIAIVGYTNAGKSTLLNVLTNAEVYTADQLFATLDPTTRRLQITDPATAKMFSVLLTDTVGFIHELPPPLVDAFRATLEEVTEADALLHLVDLSHPAWESQIRSVMSILSEMAIAPGPALIAFNKVDLVDPDTLNLAQEEFPQALFISAQERLGLETLRQRLAQLVVYATSPRQNYLNQPHLN
- a CDS encoding two-component system response regulator translates to MSRNNPDLSSTTVNFEQAELLLSKDIVIVDDTVENLRVLSNMLSDEGYKVRKATGGIMALKVVASLAPDLILLDIMMPDLSGFEVCQQLKNNPTTASIPVIFLSALDDTSSKVKGFQLGAVDYISKPFQIDEVLVRVRNQLTLRAAQQKISQLNAQLEAQVQERTKQLMGANSRLLEMAHYDSLTGLANRNMFMELLEEALHRSKIDSAFKFAVLFLDCDRFKVINDSLGHLLGDQLLQEMSHPLRGVVRHNDTLARLGGDEFAIILADIPDLNASIHVAERILESLKQPFYLNDYDIHMTVSIGIVLSSSHYEKPEQLLRDADIAMYRAKKSGRGQYQVFSSEMHQDAHKLLELETDLHRAIAQEEFTVHYQPIINLNTGKIAGFEALVRWLHPKRGLIPPGAFLPVAEETGLICSIGSWVMRQACHQIYQWQQQQSEPLRIYINLAAQQLIKTNLIDEIDQILAETQLKPESIKLEITESSMIQNLASTRRLLKQLCDRGIDLSIDDFGTGYSSLGQLQSFPVQTLKIDRSFIQRLDGTTQSLGLIPIILSIAKVTNMDVVAEGIETQQQLDQLRQLETNFGQGFFFSKPIDADSATQLMAQNPQW
- a CDS encoding ATP-binding protein, coding for MWKFINNLISPEQYMPHGQCYLWQTPLVWLHIVSDLLIAIAYFSIPVMLLYFVIKRSNIPFSKVFLLFGAFIILCGTGHLLEIWTLWHPAYWLFGAEKAMTAIVSVYTATSMASLVPQFLSLKTPEQLEILNQELQKEIATRQQAEEELRQVNEDLEKRVQERTAAVRQANERELAIGRIVRRMRQTLDLKTIFTDTTQELRQAIDCDRVLVYQFNPDWSGQPISESVAEGWNEVIEPPSANAATNALTKITAEQPNCPIKVIQDTYLQDHDGAFEPQKNSYRIVNNVDLAGFDECYLEVLKQLQAKAYIIVPIFQSDRLWGLLCAYQNTAPRQWETAAIQIMAQVGIQLGIAVQQAELLLKTQQQAQALKSAKNDADKANRSKSEFLANMSHELRTPLNVILGYAQLMQRSRNLSEENREYISSIDRSGEHLLSLINDVLEMSKIEAGRLLLHETNFDLYSLLDGLEDLLGLKANLKNLKLSFIRNVNLPRYIKADPKKLRQVLINLLSNAIKFTNSGQVTLQVWVESELMHFAVEDTGVGIAPEAIAQVFTPFGQASAGLQASEGSGLGLSISREFVELMGGNMTVSSILGQGSVFSFTIRFAPATQVEIDKPSVSPLIPIALAPDQPEYRILVVEDKLANRVLLVKLLSSVGFAVKEACNGQEAIDIWSNWNPHLIWMDMQMPVMNGYEATKHIKTSLQGQATIIIALTASGFEEQRQQILLSGCDDFVRKPFRQEEIFSKIQENLGVKYVFEDSKQVSVNIQATSPSDTCMLDKNSLQIMPQEWIEEVRQRASEGSDMSLLTLVKQIPSEHTQIIAALQKLIDNFRFEEIIDLTQTDHN